The Pyrus communis chromosome 2, drPyrComm1.1, whole genome shotgun sequence genome includes a window with the following:
- the LOC137726922 gene encoding protein JASON-like: protein MGCFLACFGSSKDKKRRSNQRYRVHHRDHRHTSFEPVKSAVSSAPVVEEKPIIPALEEVRDKPVEELSFSTRKKVTFDSNVKTYEHVSTNETPDPLLDSEENGKEEEEGKNLEKPCQSKSSSEDSTVTSSSGSYPPNHRYQNCRDSDDEDEALDYDEDCDLDGEDEDDYDDDDGELEYEDEIVESNRGVSTRQVMTEDFDSSMPMKPAGLNHNARDRSGYVHSVLNPVENLTQWKALKAKGTPLMKPQKENFTQDQEPRISFSSEPSLNFKSKADQDKKHSKNSDQEMAVDASLSNWLFSSENTPVNKASTTALDTFTPENSTSHGSNSARSHEDRPILGALTVEELRQFSASSSPRKSPSRSPDEMAIMGTVGTYWNHMAPPPAAKSSGASSYKGIPNTTSKYREDKRVNWHSTPFETRLERALNRGGAAEL, encoded by the exons ATGGGTTGCTTTCTTGCATGTTTTGGTTCTTCCAAAGACAAAAAACGCAGGAGTAACCAGAGGTACAGGGTTCACCACAGAGACCAT AGACATACAAGTTTCGAGCCTGTGAAATCTGCCGTCTCTTCTGCACCGGTGGTTGAGGAAAAACCTATTATCCCGGCATTGGAAGAAGTCCG GGATAAGCCAGTGGAGGAACTGAGCTTCAGTACTCGAAAGAAAGTTACTTTTGATTCGAATGTCAAGACCTATGAGCATGTTTCGACCAACGAAACCCCGGATCCTTTGTTGGATAGTGAAGAGAATgggaaggaggaagaggaggggaAGAACTTGGAAAAACCGTGCCAATCTAAGTCTTCCTCTGAAGATAGTACGGTCACTTCGAGCTCAGGGTCATATCCTCCTAATCATAGGTACCAGAATTGCAGGGATAGCGATGATGAAGACGAAGCGTTGGACTATGATGAGGACTGTGATCTTGATGGTGAAGATGAGGATGATTACGATGACGATGATGGGGAACTAGAGTACGAAGATGAAATTGTAGAATCAAACAGAGGGGTTTCTACACGTCAAGTAATGACTGAGGATTTTGATAGTTCAATGCCGATGAAACCAGCTGGGTTGAACCACAATGCGCGCGATAGGAGTGGTTATGTTCATTCGGTGCTAAACCCTGTTGAGAATCTTACACAATGGAAAGCTCTCAAAGCCAAAGGGACACCACTGATGAAACCTCAGAAAGAGAATTTCACACAGGATCAAGAACCCCGGATTTCATTCAGTTCAGAGCCAAGTTTGAACTTCAAATCGAAAGCCGATCAAGACAAGAAGCATTCAAAGAATTCCGACCAAGAAATGGCAGTTGATGCTAGCCTTTCGAACTGGTTGTTTTCATCAGAAAATACACCGGTTAACAAGGCCAGCACAACTGCTTTAGACACCTTCACACCTGAGAATAGCACGTCCCATGGATCAAACTCAGCGAGAAGCCATGAAGATCGACCAATTTTAGGTGCATTAACTGTTGAAGAGCTCAGACAGTTTTCGGCTTCATCTTCACCAAGGAAGTCACCGAGTAGAAGCCCTGACGAGATGGCCATAATGGGGACTGTCGGAACCTACTGGAATCACATGGCTCCTCCTCCCGCTGCCAAGAGTTCGGGTGCCTCGTCTTACAAAGGAATACCAAACACAACCAGCAAATACAGAGAG GATAAAAGAGTGAATTGGCATTCTACCCCTTTCGAGACGAGGTTGGAAAGAGCTTTGAACAGAGGAGGTGCTGCTGAATTATGA